The following DNA comes from Desulfatiglans anilini DSM 4660.
CCTACGAGGATGTCCGGAAGGTCCTATCGAAGGGCGGGACACGCTCCACCGTCCTCCTCCGGTCGGGCCTCCAGGTGGATCTGCGCGTCGTGCCCCAGGTGAGCTACGGGGCGGCGCTGCACTACTTCACCGGGTCGAAGGCCCACAATATCGCGGTGCGCAAGCGCGCCATCCAGAGGGGCTTCAAGGTCAACGAATACGGCGTCTACAAAGAGTCGAAACGCATTGCGGGCAGGACGGAACAGTCGGTCTACGAGTCGGTCGGTCTTCCCTACATCGAACCGGAACTGCGGGAGAACCGCGGTGAACTGGAGGCGGCCGAGGCGGGTGCTCTTCCGCGGCTGGTGAGGCTGAGCGACATCCAGGGGGATCTCCACATCCATACCCGGGATACCGACGGCCAGGCCTCGCTCGAGGAGATGGCGGAGGCCGCGCGCAGGAACGGGTACGCGTACCTTGCCGTGACGGACCACTCCAGGCGGGTCAGCATGGCGAAGGGCCTCGACGAGCGCCGGCTGGCCGACCAGATGGCGCGCATCGATGCACTGAACGCGCGCTTCAAAGGCTTCCGCCTGTTGAAAGGGATCGAGGTCGACATCCTGCGTGACGGATCACTCGATCTTCCCGACGAGATCCTGAGGGAACTCGACCTGGTGGTGGCTTCCGTCCACTATGATCGGGCCCTTTCACGCGAGCGGCAGACGGCCCGGATCATCCGAGCGATGGATAACCCCTGTGTGCACATCCTGGCGCATCCGACCGGGCGCCTGATCGGCGAACGCCCGTCCTACGAGATGGATCTCGAGAAGGTCATGCAGGCCGCCCTCGAGAGAGGCTGCTTCCTCGAGTTGAATGCCTGCCCCGACCGCCTCGACCTCGACGATCAGGCCTGCCGGGAGGCGAAGGGGATGGGGCTGCGTGTGGCCGTCTCCACCGACGCCCACCGCGCTTCGGACCTGGATTTCATGCGCTTCGGCATCGATCAGGCGAGGCGCGGCTGGCTCGAGCCGGAGAACGTCCTGAACACCCTGCCGTGGCAAAGCCTCCGGAAGGCACTCGATCGACGCTGAGCGGTGCGTCCCGGGCGGAGGCGTGAACCCGGCCGACGGCTCAGTCGGCCGCCCAATAGCGCAGGTAATCCTTCCCCTCTTTGGCGGCCTTCTTCTGCAGTTCTTCCACCTTGGCAGCGGCTTGCCTGGTTCCCTTCTCGTCGTCGGGGTACTCGGCCAGGGCCACTTCCTCTCCGCTTCTCTGATCCAGTTCGATCACTTTCATCGCTTTGCTCCTCGGGGGTAGGTTCTCCATCTTTCAGGAGGGTGAACAGATGCCCTCTGAGCCGCGCAGCACGGACCGGCGCGTGCATGGCCGCGCCCGCATGCATCCGCGACCGCGCTCAAAAAGGCCACAGGCAGCAGGATCGCCGCTTCTCGAGGGCGGGTTCACAGACCGCCAGCTGGTCTGCATACGCCCGGGCCTGTCTTGCGACCTTCGCCGCCACGTTCTGCAGCCAGGTCTTCCCTGCGTAGGTCCTGCGGTTGTATCCACCGTGCCCCTCATGATACGCCAAATACAGGCGATATGCATCGGATTTGGCGATGCCGCAGCGGATATGGCTCATGTGGCAATACCAGCCGACAAAATCGACGGCGTCCTCAAAATCGTCCCGGTCTGCCCCTCCCCGGCCGGTCCACTTCTTGTAATCCTCCCAGGCCGCGTCCCCTGCCTGGGCATACCCATACGCCGACGAGGGCCGCGGGCCGGGGAAGACCCAGAGGCAGCGGGTGCGCGGCGGCTTGGCCTCGGCCGCGAAGCGCGATTCCTGGCGGATGATGGACATCATGATCGGGATGGAGATCCCCCAGCGATGGCGGGCGGCCGCGGCTGCGGGATACCATCCCCCCTGGCGGCGGAACAGTTCGCAGAGGTCGTCGGTGTTTTCCGTTTGCAGCGATCTCCCGCCGCATCCTGGAAGCATCAGGGTCGCCAGGATGAATAGGGCGATCAAGGGGCCGAATAGCTTACCTCTTTGCATCATGGGCGACTGTCTTTTTGAAAAACAGGTCGTCAAAGGCCTTCAGGATGTCTCGACGGCTGATTATGCCGACCACGCGACTGGGGTTTTCCCGGTCGACAACGGGAAGAATGGCGAAATCACCCTTCGACAGCCTGTTCAAGGCCGTGTAAAGCGTGTCCTCCTCCGTGACGGTGACGGGGCCAGGGGTGGCGATATCTCCGGCCGTCAGGGGGTGCCGCGGGTTTTTGGAGGCCTTGAAAATGTCCGAAAGCGACAGGATCCCCTGCAGCCGGCCTTCCTGGTCGACTATGGGATAGGCGCTGAATCGGCGCGTGCGAAGAAAGTCGGAGAGGGATTCGAATGTCTTGGCCGCCGGGATGGTTTCGACCTGGCGGTTCATGGCCATGCCGACGGAAACTGCCTTCAGGCGCGACGCCTCACGTTCGGCGGGCTGTTTTTCCGGCTCTCCCTCACGCTGTTTGATGGCCTGTACCCGAAGGTTGTAATATTCGATCACCTCTCGCCGATCCAGCATCCCCAGCAAAAACCCGGGGTCATCGTCCTTGACGACCGGGAGTCTTTGAAGGTTGCGGACCGTGAATTTCTTGAGCACGGAGTTGATGTCTTCCGAAGGGGTCGCCGTGATGAGCTCGGTCGTCGCGATATCCTTCATCCGGACCAGTTCCCCGATTTCGTCGTCGAAGAGGACGCTGCGGACGTCGTTGATGGAAAAGATCCCGGTGAGTTCCTTCCGTTCGTTGACGACGGGGAAATAGTGCTGCTGGCTGGATCGGAAGATCTCGCGGAACTCGCTGAAGGTCATGTTTTCCGGGATGAGGCGCACCTTCCGGAGAGAGGGAAGGAGTTCGCGCACCCGGATGGACTCGAGGACGTCGACGAAGAAGTCCCCGCGGTGGGCGTTCGATGAAACGCGGTTCAGCGGCTGTTTGACATAGATGGTCCATCGTTTGGACAGCAGAAAGGCGAGCGAGCAGACGAGCAGACTCGGGAGGAGGAGGTGATAGGAATTCGTCATCTCGCTCACGAAGATGATGGTGGAGATAGGGGCCTTGGAGACCGCCGCGAAAAAGCCCGCCATGCCGACGATGACGAAGGCCCCCGGCGCGGTGACGATGCCGGGCAGCAGCGCGTGAAAGGCTTTTCCGACCGCGCCCCCCAGGGCGCCGCCGATCACGACCGACGGGCCGAAGACCCCGCCGCTGCCCCCCGAGCCGATGGAAAAGGAGGTGGTCAGGATTTTTCCGAAGGCCAGGCCGAGAAGGAAGAGAATGGAAAGCTCGTTTTCCAGCGCCATCTGCGCATAGCCGTATCCGAAAGAGAGGGTCGCCGGCAGGAAGAAGCCTATGATGCCGGTGCACAGCCCCCCAAGGGCGGGCTTGAAGTGATTGGGTATCTCGAGGCGTTTAAAAACCTTCTGGACGCCATAAAAGGACTTGATGTAGAGGACGCCGCCGGCCACGAGGACGAAGGCCAGAACGATGTAAGGACCGAGTTCTAGCGGGTTGCGGAAGACGAAGTCATCGGAGTGGAAGAGGGAGCCCCAGCCGAAAAAGAGGCAGAAGACGCAGTAAGCGACGACGGATGAAATGCCGGCCGGTATGATGACCTCCGATTCGAACTCCGGTTCGCGGTAGAGCACTTCTGCGGCGAAGAGCGCTCCGGCCATAGGCGCACGGAAGATGCTGCCCACGCCGGCGCCGATGCCGGCTGCGAGCATGATGCGGCGTTCCCGATCCGAGAGTTTCAGCCTGGTGGCCAGGAAGGAGCCGAAGCCGGCGCCGATCTGGGCGATAGGGCCCTCACGGCCCCCCGAACCGCCGGAGGTGATGGTGACCGCCGAGGCGAGGGTCTTGATGATGGGGATGCGTCCGCGGATGAATCCGCCCTTGTTGTGGTAGGCATCGATGGCGGCATCCGTGCCGTGGCCTTCCGCTTCGGGTGCGAAGGTATATACCAGCCATCCGCTGATCAGACCGCCGATGACCGGCACGACCAGGAGCATCCAGCGGGTGAAGGGCGTCCCTGAAGGCGGGAAAAGATGGGATTCTCCAACGGGGGCGGGCGGGCGATAACCAGCCAGCATGTCGAGGAAAAAATAGGAACCGACCTGGCAGAGATACTGGAACGCAATGGATCCGAACCCCGCGATCAGGCCGATCAACACATAGGTGAAGATCCACTTGCCGGCGTGCGTCAAGCCATTCGTCCGCCAAAGAAGAAACCGGCCGGGCCGATGGGCTGTTGTCGTCATCTTGCGCTCGTCGGAACGGGTCATTCAAGCTCCCGGAGAGGGTGAGGCCCCGTTCGGCAGGTGCGGCCGGCGGGCGATGAAGGCAATGCCGGTTTTGGAATCTGAATCGGAACCATCTCCGCAGGCGGCCTGCGGCTGCGCCACGGCCTTTCGTTGTGGATTTGAAAAAATAGATCCCATCCGGGAATGATTTTCCGGTAGAGCCCGGTTTCCAATCCGGAAATGAGGATTTTTCTTTACACGCTGCGCGTGCTCAGTCCCACCGCTTCGCGGCGGGTCCCGGTTTAGCCAATATCAGGGAAATCAAGCGTTTGCGCGGAGGCGACCTGCAGGTCGCCGCACAAGCAAACGTGCAGATCGACGCCGAGATTGGCCAAAAAGACCATTTCCGGATGGAAACAAAATAACCAGGCCGAATGTTTCCCGCTCCCCTTATAAAAGGCGGGTGGCCATGCGTCAAGCATAAATCCCGGCGCCGTAGGACGGCCTGTTTTGTGAAGCGACGGGGGATTCTTTCGAATATTGTGAATTATAGCATTATAAAATACATTATAGATTAGAAATTCGATTTTAGGGTCTCTCTCTTTGCGGATGCAGGATTTTCTATTGACTTTGATGTTTATACGGGCTAATATTAAAAAGGTAGAACTTCCAGATATTTAATACAATGACTATGAATTGCAGCCGTAAATCCAGCAATATTCAGGAGACCATCATGCCTCAGATTATGACAACAAAGGAACTGGCAAAATATCTCAAGCTTCACGAAATTACCATCTGCAAATACGCCGCCGAAGGCAAGATTCCTGCCATTCGCATCGGCCGGGTGTGGCGGTTCGACAAAGAGGCCATAGACCGCTGGATCAGCGGCGGGCAGCAATCGAAGTGACGTCGGGGAAAGGCATCCCCCTGATCGATGGGGAGGACGGCAGGAGCGGCAGGGGAGGGCCCGGGCCGGCGGCCCGGGCCTTCAGGCATAGAGCAGAAAAGGCCGGCGCCATTCCCCGTAATCGGAGAGATCCGGATGCCAGCGCTCCTTCAACCGGTTGACGGGGATGCCATTCTCCAGGTCTTTTCGGAATTCATCATCGCCCATGATCAAATCAATGGGCTTTTTTTTGTACTCGTATTCATAGGGAGGCTCTTTCCAGGCAAAATCGCCGGGGTGAATCTTCGCAATGCACTGGATGAGGGCGAGGGAGGTGAGGTAGGGTTCGTAGAGGCCGGGGTCGAGTACGTGGATCATGAACCCTTTGCACAGTCGATGGTGCCATTTGTTGAAGGTGGGGCGGAAGGTGAAGGGCTGAAGGCGGATGCCCTGGCGGCATGCCGGGCTGAGGGCCTCCAGGACCGCCTTCCGGTCGATGTAAGGGGCGCCGAAGATCTCGAACGGGCGGCACGTTCCGCGTCCTTCGGACAGGTTGGTTCCCTCGAGGACGACCTGCCCGGGGTAGACAAGCGCCGTTTCGAAGAGCGGCATGTTGGGTGAAGGCATGAGCCAGCGAAGACCCGTGTCGGGCCACAGCATTCGCCGCTCCCAGCCCCCCATGGGGATGATCTCGAGGTCACAATCGATGGAGAAGGCCTCTTTGAAGAGAAGGGCCATCTCGCCCATGGTCAAGCCGTGGCGCATGGGAAGTCGGGCCGGGCCGACAAACGAGAAGAAGGCCTCCTGCAGGAGATTGCCTTCGATCACCCGCCCTCCGAGGGGGTTCGGCCGGTCGAGGACGGCCAGGCCGACGCCGGCGTCGGCGGCCGCCCGCATGCAGTTGAGCAGGGTAGAGGCGAAGGTGTAGACCCTTGTCCCGGCGTCCTGCAAATCGACCATCAGGCAGTCGACCCCCTCGAGCATAAAGGGAAGCGGGGCCCGGGTCTCGGCGTAAAGGCTGTAGACCGGGAGGCCGGTCTCCTCGTCCCGGGCATGGGGGGTTTCGACCATGTTGTCCTGATCTTCTCCTCCGAAGCCATGCTGCGGTCCAAGGAGTCCCTTGAGGCGCCCCGGGAGCGTCTGTGCGATGACGCTCCAGGACGGTTCGAGGCGGCGATCCACAGAGGCCTGGTTGGCCAGTAGAAGCAGGTTCCGGCTCTTGAACTTCTTCCATTCGCCTTCGCGGAGGCGATCGATACCCATAGCGGTCGCTGGCATGAGTTTTACCCGGTTCATGGGAGGTTGAGGCCGTTCGGGACGGCGAAGAACGGCTCCTCGACGGCCCAAGGCATCCTACGGAATGGTCCGGGGCTTTTCAAGCCCATTTCCTGGTCGCCCGCCGAAAAGGCTCCAGACCCCGAGCCGGTGCGTGATGCCGGATGCCGACGAGAGGGCGACCGGGGTCTCGCATCGGCCGCCTGATAAGCGGCGAAGGCGACCGGGGTCTTGCATGGGCAGCCGGAGAAGCGGCGGACGATGGTCAACGCGGAAGAAAGGCGGAAGGCGGCATGGCGCGCCCCTCGAATTCTATCTACCTGATTCTCTGTATGCTCATCAGCCTCTGCATGATGGGGAGTGCGTGGGGGCGAAGCGGTCCGCTCGAGGCCATCGAATCCCCTTTCTTGCGGGTCCACTACGAACCGGGCCTCGAAGAACGCGCCAGGGAGGTCCTTTCGGCATACCCGGCGGCGAACGCGGAATTGGAGGCGGTGTTCGGCTGGAGGGTGACGACTCCTCCCGACGTCTTGTTGACGGCCGACAGGGCGGCCTTCGAGCGCTCGACGCAGAGCCGGGTGATCGTGGCCTTCGCGGTCCCGGCGAGGAACCTGATCGTGATGGAGTGCTCCCGTGGCTTCGAGAAGCCCTTCAGCCTCGAGACCATCCTCAAGCACGAGATGTGTCATCTGCTGCTGCACAGCCGGATCACGGAGGTCCCGCTGCCGAGGTGGTTCGACGAGGGTGTCTGCCAGTGGGCGACCGACGGCGTCAGCGAGATTG
Coding sequences within:
- a CDS encoding peptidase MA family metallohydrolase, whose protein sequence is MARPSNSIYLILCMLISLCMMGSAWGRSGPLEAIESPFLRVHYEPGLEERAREVLSAYPAANAELEAVFGWRVTTPPDVLLTADRAAFERSTQSRVIVAFAVPARNLIVMECSRGFEKPFSLETILKHEMCHLLLHSRITEVPLPRWFDEGVCQWATDGVSEIVMDQRAGLLDQAVLSGRLIPLRHLEGGFPLEEYPLRLAYEQSKSVVLYIVERYGREALMGILASMASGAELEEVIERDFLLTPGRFEKEWRDDLRAGVSWLSYLSGHLYEILFLLAALASVYAFVRAWIRKRRYLREMPDDPDDLTLH
- the polX gene encoding DNA polymerase/3'-5' exonuclease PolX, with protein sequence MAIQNSDIARIFQEMGDLLDIEGANPFRVRAYRNAARSLSGFSREISEMVAAGEDLTELPGIGKDLAGKIEEIVRTGRSPQLEALEERLSPDLVEMMKLPGLGPKRVQVIYRRLGVSSLGELQEAAEKGRIRELEGFGAKIEAEILEGLKEHRGGERRLKLAEAEKRAEPLLRYLKAGEGMKNVIIAGSFRRRQETIGDLDILVTCRKDARVMERFVSYEDVRKVLSKGGTRSTVLLRSGLQVDLRVVPQVSYGAALHYFTGSKAHNIAVRKRAIQRGFKVNEYGVYKESKRIAGRTEQSVYESVGLPYIEPELRENRGELEAAEAGALPRLVRLSDIQGDLHIHTRDTDGQASLEEMAEAARRNGYAYLAVTDHSRRVSMAKGLDERRLADQMARIDALNARFKGFRLLKGIEVDILRDGSLDLPDEILRELDLVVASVHYDRALSRERQTARIIRAMDNPCVHILAHPTGRLIGERPSYEMDLEKVMQAALERGCFLELNACPDRLDLDDQACREAKGMGLRVAVSTDAHRASDLDFMRFGIDQARRGWLEPENVLNTLPWQSLRKALDRR
- a CDS encoding exo-beta-N-acetylmuramidase NamZ family protein — its product is MPATAMGIDRLREGEWKKFKSRNLLLLANQASVDRRLEPSWSVIAQTLPGRLKGLLGPQHGFGGEDQDNMVETPHARDEETGLPVYSLYAETRAPLPFMLEGVDCLMVDLQDAGTRVYTFASTLLNCMRAAADAGVGLAVLDRPNPLGGRVIEGNLLQEAFFSFVGPARLPMRHGLTMGEMALLFKEAFSIDCDLEIIPMGGWERRMLWPDTGLRWLMPSPNMPLFETALVYPGQVVLEGTNLSEGRGTCRPFEIFGAPYIDRKAVLEALSPACRQGIRLQPFTFRPTFNKWHHRLCKGFMIHVLDPGLYEPYLTSLALIQCIAKIHPGDFAWKEPPYEYEYKKKPIDLIMGDDEFRKDLENGIPVNRLKERWHPDLSDYGEWRRPFLLYA
- a CDS encoding helix-turn-helix domain-containing protein, translated to MPQIMTTKELAKYLKLHEITICKYAAEGKIPAIRIGRVWRFDKEAIDRWISGGQQSK
- a CDS encoding chloride channel protein; its protein translation is MTTTAHRPGRFLLWRTNGLTHAGKWIFTYVLIGLIAGFGSIAFQYLCQVGSYFFLDMLAGYRPPAPVGESHLFPPSGTPFTRWMLLVVPVIGGLISGWLVYTFAPEAEGHGTDAAIDAYHNKGGFIRGRIPIIKTLASAVTITSGGSGGREGPIAQIGAGFGSFLATRLKLSDRERRIMLAAGIGAGVGSIFRAPMAGALFAAEVLYREPEFESEVIIPAGISSVVAYCVFCLFFGWGSLFHSDDFVFRNPLELGPYIVLAFVLVAGGVLYIKSFYGVQKVFKRLEIPNHFKPALGGLCTGIIGFFLPATLSFGYGYAQMALENELSILFLLGLAFGKILTTSFSIGSGGSGGVFGPSVVIGGALGGAVGKAFHALLPGIVTAPGAFVIVGMAGFFAAVSKAPISTIIFVSEMTNSYHLLLPSLLVCSLAFLLSKRWTIYVKQPLNRVSSNAHRGDFFVDVLESIRVRELLPSLRKVRLIPENMTFSEFREIFRSSQQHYFPVVNERKELTGIFSINDVRSVLFDDEIGELVRMKDIATTELITATPSEDINSVLKKFTVRNLQRLPVVKDDDPGFLLGMLDRREVIEYYNLRVQAIKQREGEPEKQPAEREASRLKAVSVGMAMNRQVETIPAAKTFESLSDFLRTRRFSAYPIVDQEGRLQGILSLSDIFKASKNPRHPLTAGDIATPGPVTVTEEDTLYTALNRLSKGDFAILPVVDRENPSRVVGIISRRDILKAFDDLFFKKTVAHDAKR
- a CDS encoding transglycosylase SLT domain-containing protein is translated as MMQRGKLFGPLIALFILATLMLPGCGGRSLQTENTDDLCELFRRQGGWYPAAAAARHRWGISIPIMMSIIRQESRFAAEAKPPRTRCLWVFPGPRPSSAYGYAQAGDAAWEDYKKWTGRGGADRDDFEDAVDFVGWYCHMSHIRCGIAKSDAYRLYLAYHEGHGGYNRRTYAGKTWLQNVAAKVARQARAYADQLAVCEPALEKRRSCCLWPF